In Rhodamnia argentea isolate NSW1041297 chromosome 1, ASM2092103v1, whole genome shotgun sequence, the genomic window CTGCTAGctattaacttggattttctaagGTTATCTTAAAGATCTTGATCAACGAAGTCTTTACAAAAATTCAGTTTTTTCCAAATATGAATTGTTCTATCTCCAcatgtatttttataattacttgaaagaattggaaatataacttttttgtttttcgtacCAAACACATTACTATTTTGATTAgttattgaacattttttactCCTCAACAACTCGTCGATGGAatacaattagaaaaaattatttgtgaacAGAAATTATTCCCAGAAATAAATGTATTACCAAATGCACTATTTAGGttgtgtatggtaacgtttctgttggaacaacttttggaacataaacacttgtttctatttttgttcccGGCAACGATTTTTGGCAAccgaaatgcgtttggtaactgcataaagtTTTTGTTtccgaaataaataaataaaaaagtaacgcgtttggtaactgtaaaaaaattgtttctaattttttcatttaattaaggggactatatgtattaaaattaagatgactttatctttttaacttactaaatcaaattaaatctcatttattcaatttactaaatcaaattaaaccaatatatgtataagtaatttatgcacaatttatcaaattataataaggacgagatcaactataagaaaaaaaaactgaaagagaagacgaattgaaattggacaacgagaacatcaaatatgttttctatagataggaaaaattacaattatgagtcacacATAAATGTTcgcaagtagttaaaaatatgattacctttaaacggggcccctcgaaaaatattaattgcactttgagtgaaatcggagactaaaatgaaaaatatttgtgcatttaggtccttttagtccaattgtgcaatttttccaaacatgaggactgaagTGAGATGGAGGGTATtaaagtctcatgtcatgactctaaaagttaaaaaaaattggctaaaatgatttaaaatgaaattttttagtcaatttaggattatgttcaatgaagaggcatgtggtcccaaactgaattttaaaaaatttaagagggaaaaattaaaagggaattaaaataaaaaatatggactatttttgcgcatttttttttaccacgaatactatttttcctgattttcggctatttttataattaaaatacattcgaaaaaagccaaaaattccgaaaaatatttttttgttcaaaattgattcctaagactaggccaaagcttccaaggttgatttcataattttatgaattattttggtatttttaattactttttaaaaataaaattatcaaaaatcaagtgtcgaCATCgtacaagaacaaaagagaagagagtgtgttaaaaaaaaaattattcccaattgtttttaaaaaatgttccaaatgtgtttccaAAAAGTGTTCTAGGAACAcaaaagcaagttttttttttttgttttctatttctgctccaaaaatgtTTCTATTTCTCAAAAGCATTCCCGATACACTTtgaaaacacttttttaccGTACACGTTTCTGGTTCCAAAGTATTCcgagaacactttgggaacagaaacactttttttggAGCGTTATCATGTGTAGCctaactttttctttctttcctcaaCTCCTTCTTTTTTAATGTAACACTAAAAGTTTAGGAGGCGGGGAGTTACTCCACTCCAAAGTAAGAGCATTTAGCTAACATTGAAGACTTAGAGTGGGCTTTTGCGAAAATTATAATTTGCTAATGTGATGATTCAGCCATTCGATCGTCTTACGTGACATGGTTGATGATTTGACAAATAATGAAAGCAAGTGATTTTGCATTTCTcttatttctcaatttttctccattcttttttttttttttaatttccttccCCCTGCAAAAGTACTTTTTTTCCTAGAGATTCTCCTATTCATTGTCTATGGCGGCTCAATCTTGCTATGAGGTTATTGACCATCACGATGATCTCGCAGGATTGTACGAACTTCCGATTTAGGTTGAACCCCGAGCCGCTCAATCTCCATATATGAAGGTTGACCCGTGGCCATCGAATTAGCCGAGATCTCAACGGATACAAGCTTGACAACCGTGGAGGAGGAATGAACGTTCAACTCAATCTCTTGCGCCTCCACGCATATCGGCCCCCGCCGCAGCAAAAGGGCCTTGGTTGGGGGTGCTGGGATCCATGAGCTCTGAGCTAGGAGCTCCTTGAAATCAAGGACATTCTCATCATTTCCTATtgtcaagaaaagaagaagaagaagaagaatggaaaacgtTGTAGTTTTGAGTAGAGTTTCGGACCGCCCGTTACGTTATATAAGATGTATGGCGATAACTGGACACAAGATTTCCAGAGGCAATTAGCGAAAGAACTGCTTtggaaaagtttaggactgaacatACATGCACACGGTATGTTGACGACagatttgataattttcccgtggACTTCCGATCAATGGGGCTGCTGGCAACTGGAATTGAACCTAGACATGATGAACGCGAAGTGCAAATTCCCTACCACCTAAGCCAACCTCGTTGCCCTTTCCTAACCTctttttaattgaaattattgaaaagaGAGATGTGCGAGAGTGAGAATCGACACTAATATAAATTTCTGAGGATTggactccaaaaaaaaaaaaaaaaaaaaaaaaacatatcaaatttcCTTGAAATCCTTCAAAACTATTGGCAAAAACAACTTGTCTCAAAAACAAATGACAAGTAATGTTTGACACCTGATTAAGACATTCTTATTCTCTGCTAACCTGATTGACATAGAAAACTCTGAGCCGAAACCAGGATGAATGTCACACGTACATGAGATTATAGTTTCCATGCAACGGCATATGCAAGGAGTCAAACTGCGGCGTGCGCCTAATTCACAAAAACGTCATTTCCTAGCCACTTAAGCCAATTGTTATAGTTGCAAAACACGAACCTTTGATGAGTATAGTGGTTGACCTCCAGAATCGTTCGAGTCAATTGATTCAATGACAACATGGAAAGATAGGCAATGTTATAGTTTCGGGAAGTcatttttttcggaaaaatggCAATGCTTCCGGAAAATATTCTTCGTagtttggaaagaaaaatatggctCGATTTTCCTAAATACACGTATACTATTCAGACGCTACCGATTTGCGCGCAAACAACCGATGAACCAGGCATGAGTACTAGAATCATGTGTCCAGCCTTGATGGACCCCGACTCGGGCATCGGGGTCCAGGCATGAGAGCACTTGGGTACCGAGCAAGAGCGTAGGCATTGCTCCCGGGTCCACATGAGCCAAAAGCGAGAACCCAGTGCCCATGCATGGCTTTCCGACGCTTTGGCGCAGGTCCGAGGCCTCGATGCCCTTGCTCGAATCCTCCACATCTGGGCCCAAGTCCACAAAGGTTGAGTGTGGGAGATCCAGACATGACTACTTGGGTCCCATGCTCAACCTTTGTGGACCCGAGCTCGGGTGCCGAGTCATTGGGCACAAGCATGCCGGCCTCAGGCCTAACCTCGATGGACCCTGGCTCAACTATGGGAACCCAAGCATTATCAATGGGGTCCCACGGCCTCAGTGGACTCGAGCTTGGGTGCTCAAATTTCAAGCATGGGCGCAGGGGTCACGAGTTTGGGTTCAATTGACCCAAGCTTGGGCCCCTGGGACCTGAAAACAAGCATTAGCATTCTTGTGCCCAAGCATAAACTTCCTAGCCCAAGTGCCGATATccaattatattttgaaaattgatttttgattttttaaagagaagattatttttatgaatttaagCATACACTTTCTATTGACTTAGCTTCGTAAGGGATCCAAATgctaaaaaatgagaaaaatatttttcgcaaaacaaacagagcctctGCGTTATCCGGATCTTGTATGGAAGAGCAGAGATAAACAAAtgataatttgattaaaattgTCTTGAGCCCGGTTAGACCGTTTTCGCCCTGCTTTCCGTTTAGTTACGATCATAACGAAGCATGAACCGGTCAAACTTTTCATTAAACACTTCACTTCATCTTGAGTAAACCCCACAACCAACCACAAATAATCAAATTCAACCTCCAAATAACACCATTCATGTTCGACTCGTCAACAGCCACTGCCGGCGAATCGGCAACTGCTCCGCCTTCTCCGCGGAGTCACAATAGCCCTCGAGAATCCATCGTGTAGCCAAGAGTGGACAAGAAGTCGGGCCATCACTTGTGCTCAATGGTTGGGATCGGTTAGCAACAGCTCGACCCCAAGTTAGTCTCCCCGTTGAGGAAGGACGTGATGGCCTCGCCGGTGTAGGACTAGAGCCAAAACATCGAGTGCCAGCAGTTGGTCAACAGCTCGCCGCCCTCGTCCATCAGCTACAGCTGAGCCGTGAGGGGTTGGCCGGCTTTGGCGACCAGGTTGGGGTACAGGAGGATGAGGAGTCGTGAGAGGAGAACAAGTCTGGAGATTGGAGGCATTTTCAAACACTTTCGGAAGGAGGGGTGCGAGTGCGTGTGCTTTTCTCTGTGTAGCTCCTCTTTGTAAAATAATATATTGGAATGTTAGACGAACGAGTTCAAGGAATCCGACCTTAGCTCAGTTGGTAGAGCGGAGGACTGTAGTGTGTATCTCAGCATATCCTTAGGTCGCTGGTTCGAATCCGGCAGGTCGGATGTATTTTTACCCTTAGTCTTTcgctttttattattatttttttttttcaccttttggaTGTGGAAAAGGCTTGAAAGTGATTTTTGTGAGGTAACCAATAACAATTGATAATCTAATTGGAATgccttttactttttatataACCAACAATTTCAACTTATATACTTTTGAGTTTGGTCGTCCGGATTTTTAGTCAAATTAGGACTGGATATGATATTATAAGAAATTCAAATCCTATCCACTATTAGGTGAACTACGAATTTAAAGTCAAATAAGACGGCTGATATCGactctattttgctgaaaaatcaagatgctttagaaattattaaaCGATGAGTTCTAACGAATGagttatttttaagaaatagttTATGCCATTTGAATTTGACAAAGCATCGACGAAGCAAACCCTGCAGAATCGGGGATCTTGATTTGGAATCGAATACTTTCATAATGATCTCGAGTTCTTTGTAACATGTCAAGACccatttcgaaaattaaaaaggttcaaGCAGTTAAAGAAAAAGGGACGTGATCTCATATCACgccaaacaatcgattaaagaaaaAGGTCGTGGAGATACTTGGCTTTGCAGTTAGAGACCTTCGCCCGGCGCCGCCGCAGAAGTGGCCATCCTTGACAATCATAGCCACCGGAGATGTGGCCTGGCGCGGCAGAGAGGTGGCCCAACGCGGATGAGAAGCGGTGGTCGTGGGAAAAACCTTGTTCTCCACGTGTCCGCTCTCTTAAGAAATCCTATCGTAGTCTATCTCACCCCCTCatttgggataattttatccggGCTATATACCCCTTTATCCTATCATGGAGAGCTACCAAATCCAGGGAATGAtgaaacatatcatatcctggCTTATATCATAATGACGAAACgcgttacttttttttttctcttaaatcTGAGACCGCTAAAGTATTCACTACGCTCAAATGGTGACACGTGAATTCACATACAATATGTTATAATTAtcttaatttcaattaatattttaaattaaaacgGGACAGTAAAACTgtgtttttacttttgcttaCGTTTGAAAAATCAGAGTAGAAagaatcaaaattaaaatagatcttcattttgctaaaatatTTCTATTAGAGCGAttcgtgtatatatatattagcaATTCATCAATTGGTCCTGGACGCAGTGCACAAAACTTCCACATAGCCAACCACCAATTCGTTCCCCGGCCAACACACTGCCTGTCATACCTGTCATACGATGGGGATAGTCATGCCCATGACTgactattttccttttatcttctCAGTGAGTATATGCTTATTTGATTGAATCATCTATATGATCTACTATGATCTAATAAACAACAACGGGTTGTGCTTTTTTCGCTCCCTCTATCGCTAATCCACTCCCATTCGCATCGCTTTGACCATTATATCTTTTGCGAGGCCCGTGATTTTTGACGTCCGAACATTAGTTCTCCTAAATCCGCGCTACCCGCTACATCTTTTCTAAAGAACTCTCATTTTAGCTCTCACCTCGCTGCCGCCACtctccaccacctcctcctcgacTCCCCAACTTTTTGACTCTGCAGCGAGCCCCCTCTCCCCAATCCTTGCCGATCGCGCTGCAACCCACCAACGGCGGCTTCGCAAACTCGAGCCTTGCTCCGATAGGGGCCTCATTGAGGTCGCGGCAGCGGTGGCGCTCCCACCCCATTGGTCCCCCAACCTTAAGTTCATAGCTGACGCGAACGTGTCGGCCCTAGCCATGCTGGGGCAACTGACTTGGAGATTTTGCCGCGTTCGTAAGATATGTTTGTCGACACAAGCGAAATGatacttttcaaaattaaaaaatttatcgttctttcttttctcaccCTCCCTAGAAAGGTTAACACTTGAATACTCGTGGACATTAAATTTACCAAACTGCCCATGTAATCCAATGTCCATTGTATTTCTTCTAATCAGTGTATTGTTCATTTCAATCCAGGGGATCCGGACAACAAATACTCGAATGAAAAGACCCGGGATGAATAGGAGGCCGCCACGCGTCCAGATGCGGAAGAAGCTAACTGGCCGAGACGACGCCGAGGAACGTGGCCGCAATGTTGTCCCGATTCATTCCTCCTCCATCGCCGCGCCATAACATGTCGAGCCCGTTCCGTTCGCTGTTCTCTCTGATCTCTGATTGTCATTGGTCCCTCCACGCACGGTAGTGCCATCTCGGGATCGTGAGCGTATCGGAGGAAgcgaggaaggaagagagagagagagagagagagagagagagatgagccaGAGGAAGAGTCAGAAGCAAGAAACCCCTCCTCCATATCGCGTTCTTCACAAGCTGCCTCAAGGTGACAGCCCTTACGTCCGAGCCAAGCACGTCCAGGTTCGTCGTCGCTTCTCGTGGTTGTGTGGTCGTCGCGTTTCGGTTTGGGTGATTCTTGTTGGGGGTGGTGATTTTTGGGTTAAGGACGTGGATTTGCTACTCCGAGAGAGCCTTCGAGAAATGGGATTCGAGGACGGAAGTGTGGGCATGACGATCCGGTTTGTATGCGTTCGCGACTTCGTTTTGTTACTCTTGTCCTGGGTGCTGCTGCTTACATATTTATTTGAGCAACCAGATGGTCATTTGGGTCCGGGCTGGAATTGCGAGATGTGTATGTTGGGTGGGAGTAGGTTTGCTTGAATTCGCGACTTTGGGGCGATCTTTCCGTCTTCCATTGGCCACCCAAATACTCATAACGGCTGAATTTCAAATAAGTTATTCTTATCTAGATAGAATTGTAGCTCAAATTGCAGAATTAGTAAGTGTGCTAAGTGATTCAATATTAACTTTCCTGATAGTTCCTCTATGTGTCTCACCTTAGTAGAGTCCAAAGTGTTCATTTCTGTCAATTAATTTACTGGAATATGTGCCCGGTTACTTAATCGGTTTCAGCGTGAACTGCAGCTGGTTGAGAAAAATCCGGACGCGGCAATAGGTCTGTTTTGGAAGGCGATAAATGCAGGGGATAGAGTAGATAGTGCACTCAAAGACATGGCTATTATCATGAAACAACAAGACAGAGCAGAAGAAGCGATTGAAGCAGTTCGATCTTGTAGGCATCTCTGCTCCACACATGCTCAAGAATCTCTGGACAACGTACTCATCGACTTGTACAAGGTGCTTGATTCTTACATTATTGCAGTTCTGTATTATAGCAGTTTGAGTTTGAGGAAGTATTAAAAAATGCAGAGTTAGATAGCAGTGTAAGCAGAGAGTACTTCCTTCAAGACGGAATTTTATTAGTTAATCGTTCTAGCTGATAGTCTAAGTTGCTTGTGATGTCCAAATGGCCAATCTTTCATCTAACTTGCCCAGAAAATTATGAGAATGTAGGTGCAAAACCTCTTGACTAGATTACTTCCCATTCGATGCACTTCAAACCAAAATTGAAGCTGAAGGAACTTCATTTTTCTCTAGGAGAAAAAACCGAATAAATTGTCCTTCTACTTCTGATTGTTCATAGAAAGATAGCGAAAGAATCAGTTTTTCAGGAATGTCAACTTACCAATTCTACCTGTTAAATTTGGCTTGTGTTTTTATGAACTTGGCAGAAATGTGGTAGACTGGACGAACAGATTGAACTATTGAAGCAGAAACTGTGGATGATATGCCATGGTGAGGTTTTCAATGGGAAGGCCACAAAGACAGCACGTTCGCATGGAAAGAAGTTTCAGGTCACTGTCAAGCAAGAGACTTCCAGAATACTGGTAATTTGATCACACGCCCACGATTAAACAGAGTCATCTTTGCTTTGCGACATGTCATGCTGATCGACTTCTGATAAGTTTGCCTTCGTACCATCCAAGATAGTTCTGTGTTGAAAGCTTCGTAGTCTGGCAGTCATTCATATGTTTCCATCTGACGTCCTTTGCTGCTTGTGAGCATGATGTTCTTTATCTTGAGCTGATTCTATGGGGAGTACTAGGAAACTCGTTGATTTTTGTGTAGGTTTTGATATGAGATGAATTGATTTGCGGGGTTCAGTGACACCATGAACAAAAAATCTATCATCTCCCTGTTCTTTGGTGCCAAAGTGACCTTACCTGTTTTACTATTTTGTGATGCAGGGCAACCTAGGATGGGCATACATGCAACAGGGCAACTTTATGGCAGCCGAAGTGGTTTACCGTAAAGCTCAGATGATCGATCCTGATGCAAACAAGGCATGCAACTTGTCTTTATGCCTGATCAAGCTAGAAAGGAACATGGAGGCACGCTCCATTCTTTTAGATGCATTGCAAGGTGAATTTCCAGGATCTGACGACCCAAAGGCGAGAACCCGGGCTGAGGAGCTATTGCAAGGATTAGTGCCAGGGGAAGCTTCCTCGTTACGGTCGATGGGGTCGGCCCAGAGGGTCGAGGATGCTTTCATTGAAGGACTTGATCACTTGATGAACCAGTGGATGCCACTAAGATCGAAGAGACTTCCCATTTTTGAAGAGATTTCTCCGTTTAGGGATCAGTTGGCTTGTTGAGTTTTAGATCTTGTAAAATAACTCCATGCATGCGTATACTGTCATATGTTGAAAAGAAATAGGggaataaaattaggaaagttttGAGTGTAGATATGCTTTCTGTCTTCTTGCTAATCCATTAGGtgatctttcttttccttgaaaGAGTAAAGGGCGgcaaagtatcaaaaaagtcatagatTTATTGCAttgttaattcaattttaaacattttaattatgtcaatttagttttaaacattttcatatttatttaattGGGTTCATTCGACTAATTTTAGTCGGAAACTATTAAAATGGAAATCGGTTGTCTAATGTCGCACGGCCGACCAACGGACCCAGacaaaatttacaattttttaaattaagaaagtgaattttgaattgttattattattttttttttacttttcattatGGTTCGCAAGGGCCTTCGCACTATCATCGGCGGCCTACGACgtggcccttgcccaaatctagcgagggCTTGGGCAAGGTTTTGCTTCCCAGCccaaatggaaggaaaaaaataaaaaaaaaagtagtaaaTAAGTGATGTCAACATCAGCGATTTTAGGTTgaaattgacatcaatgtaacATTTTTATGACTTATTTGGTATTTTTCTCAATGAAAATCGTGAAGGTTCACACATCGGTTTTGAGATTCCTTTTTGTCCA contains:
- the LOC115754645 gene encoding protein SULFUR DEFICIENCY-INDUCED 2-like isoform X1; the encoded protein is MSQRKSQKQETPPPYRVLHKLPQGDSPYVRAKHVQRELQLVEKNPDAAIGLFWKAINAGDRVDSALKDMAIIMKQQDRAEEAIEAVRSCRHLCSTHAQESLDNVLIDLYKKCGRLDEQIELLKQKLWMICHGEVFNGKATKTARSHGKKFQVTVKQETSRILGNLGWAYMQQGNFMAAEVVYRKAQMIDPDANKACNLSLCLIKLERNMEARSILLDALQGEFPGSDDPKARTRAEELLQGLVPGEASSLRSMGSAQRVEDAFIEGLDHLMNQWMPLRSKRLPIFEEISPFRDQLAC
- the LOC115754645 gene encoding protein SULFUR DEFICIENCY-INDUCED 2-like isoform X2, giving the protein MSQRKSQKQETPPPYRVLHKLPQGDSPYVRAKHVQLVEKNPDAAIGLFWKAINAGDRVDSALKDMAIIMKQQDRAEEAIEAVRSCRHLCSTHAQESLDNVLIDLYKKCGRLDEQIELLKQKLWMICHGEVFNGKATKTARSHGKKFQVTVKQETSRILGNLGWAYMQQGNFMAAEVVYRKAQMIDPDANKACNLSLCLIKLERNMEARSILLDALQGEFPGSDDPKARTRAEELLQGLVPGEASSLRSMGSAQRVEDAFIEGLDHLMNQWMPLRSKRLPIFEEISPFRDQLAC